The Falco cherrug isolate bFalChe1 chromosome 6, bFalChe1.pri, whole genome shotgun sequence genome window below encodes:
- the POU3F2 gene encoding POU domain, class 3, transcription factor 2 has protein sequence MATAASNHYSLLASGSPMVHAEPPGGMQPGGGYRDAGALVQADYALQSNGHPLSHAHQWIAALSHGGPGGGGGGGGGGGGGGGGGEAPWSAGALGQPDIKPAVVQAGGRGDELPPPQHPPPGRAPHLVHHGGGGGHHAAAAAAAAAAWRAGGAAHLPPGMAAANGAQAGLLYSQPPGFTVNGMLGAAQPALHHHGLRDAHEEPPPGPPGPPHHGPEHPPPPHGPHPGAAGPAPAAATAPPGPPPHHDPHSDEDTPTSDDLEQFAKQFKQRRIKLGFTQADVGLALGTLYGNVFSQTTICRFEALQLSFKNMCKLKPLLNKWLEEADSSSGSPTSIDKIAAQGRKRKKRTSIEVSVKGALESHFLKCPKPSAQEITSLADSLQLEKEVVRVWFCNRRQKEKRMTPPGGTLPGAEDVYGASRDTPPHHGVQTPVQ, from the coding sequence ATGGCGACCGCAGCCTCCAACCACTACAGCCTGCTCGCCTCCGGCTCCCCCATGGTGCACGCCGAGCCGCCCGGCGGCATGCAGCCCGGCGGCGGCTACCGCGACGCTGGCGCCCTGGTGCAGGCGGACTACGCGCTGCAGAGCAACGGGCACCCGCTGAGCCACGCTCACCAGTGGATCGCGGCGCTGTCCCacggcggccccggcggcggcggcggcggcggcggcgggggaggcggcggcggcggcggcggcgaggcgCCCTGGTCGGCGGGCGCGCTGGGCCAGCCCGACATAAAGCCGGCGGTGGTGcaggcgggcgggcgcggcgaCGAGCTGCCACCGCCGCAGCATccgccgccggggcgggcgcCGCACCTGGTGCAccacggcggcggcggcgggcaccacgcggcggcggcggcggcggcggcggcggcgtggcgggcgggcggcgcggcgcaCCTGCCGCCCGGCATGGCCGCGGCCAACGGCGCGCAGGCGGGGCTGCTCTACTCCCAGCCGCCCGGCTTCACCGTCAACGGCATGCTGGGCGCCGCGCAGCCGGCGCTACACCACCACGGCCTGCGCGACGCCCACGAggagccgccgccggggccgcccgggcCACCGCACCACGGCCCCGAgcacccgccgccgccccaCGGCCCCCAccccggggcggccgggccggcgcccgccgccgccaccgcgccccccgggccgccgccgcaCCACGACCCGCACTCGGACGAGGACACGCCGACCTCGGACGACCTGGAGCAGTTCGCCAAGCAGTTCAAGCAGCGGCGCATCAAACTGGGATTTACCCAAGCGGACGTGGGGCTGGCGCTGGGCACCCTCTACGGCAACGTCTTCTCGCAGACCACCATCTGCCGCTTCGAggccctgcagctcagcttcaAGAACATGTGCAAGCTGAAGCCTTTGTTGAACAAGTGGTTGGAGGAGGCGGACTCCTCCTCGGGCAGCCCCACCAGCATAGACAAGATCGCGGCGCAGGGCCGCAAGCGGAAAAAGCGCACCTCCATCGAGGTGAGCGTCAAGGGCGCGCTGGAGAGCCATTTCCTCAAGTGCCCCAAGCCCTCCGCCCAGGAGATCACCTCGCTCGCGGACAGCCTacagctggagaaggaggtggTGAGAGTGTGGTTTTGTAAcaggagacagaaagagaagcGCATGACTCCCCCGGGAGGGACGCTGCCGGGCGCCGAGGACGTGTACGGGGCCAGCAGGGACACGCCGCCGCACCACGGGGTGCAGACCCCCGTGCAGTGA